In the genome of Candidatus Eisenbacteria bacterium, the window GTTGGTCGTCAGACCGTTGTCGACCCCGATGCAGTTGCGAAAGGTGGTGCTGGCAGAGCCCCCCTCGACGGAAAATCCGTCTTTGTAGTTCCCCCAGGCCACATCCCCCAGATGGACGGTCCCGGTCGAAAGGAGCTCGTCGAAGCCGTGATCGCCGTTCTTCCAGGATCGATTTTGAATGCAGATGTTGTTATTGGACGAGGAGCCGAAGTCGAGGCCCGTATCCTGGTTGTCATGGAGCCGGTTTCCTTGGAACGTATTCCCGGATGAGCCGCGGACGTAGATCCCGTTCGCCTGGCGCGCCGGCGGGTATGCGTTACGGTACGAATCGTTGTTCTCAAAGGTGGATCCCGAAACGCCGGAGGTGACCCCGATTCCGTGAAAGTTATTGTCCGAGGTCACATTCGAGGCCACCAGAACGCCCGACGACCCGGTGACCTGGATGCCGTACCGGTTGGCGAACGTCACGGTGTTGTGGCTGATCGTCGTGTTGTTCGAGCCGGTATTGGCGAAGACGGCCTTGTCCTCCGTGCGCGTGACGGAGAATCCGTCTATCGTGACCCAGGAGCGCCCGGGCAGATAGATGCCGAAGTTCCGGTGTCCCACGTGTGCTTGATGCGTCCCGGGATTCCCGCCGCCTGCGTTGACGTACAACCCTTGGCCGCTCACCCATACGTAGGTCCGCGGGGGCAGGGAAGCCGGAGCCGCCGTGGACGCGGCGAGTCGCAGCCCGTCCGCGAAGACCTGCTTCGGGCTCCAGCTCACGCTAGACGCGAGCCATACATTTCCCGAATACGGTGTCCATCGGGCCGTGGAGGAAAAGTCGTCGGAGCCATCTACCACGGCCCCCGGTCCCGCCGCCTGAATCACGAAGGCGTTCCCGGAAACCCCGGATGAAGGCACCGTCACCTCCTCGGGATACACGCCAGGCTGCACGACGATCGTCGTTCCTGGGCCATTGTGCGCCGCGAGCGCGGCGCTGATCGTGCAGTACGGGTTGGCTTGCGTGCCGGGGCCGGAATTCGAGCACGCCGGGCTCGTTGAGTCGACGTAGTAGGTCCCGGCCGCCCAGGCGCCGGTCACCAAGCCGAGCGAAAGCAGGAAGAAAAAAACGACCAGGCCCGTCGCTCGCAGGCCGCTTGCAACGTTCCGACGCATCATCGACGATCCCCTCTTCAAAGATGTGGTTGGACGCGGTGCGTTTGAGGGTCGGCGAACAAGCGAAGGGCTCGGGGGGTGAAGCGCGAGGGGAGGTCGTACCTCTGGGCACGATCATCGATACAGATTACGGCTCATCGTGCTTGAGTGGCTCCCCCCCATGGGCGCCCTAAGCCTCAAGCTAGTCTTACGACCTTAGAATACATTCTAGCATGTCGCCCTATGGATTCAAGCGATTCCAAGCCTCGGCCGGCGGCGAGCGGCGAGGTCTCGCCGCCTGAGATGCCCCCTTGTGCTGTCCGCGCTTGCCCACCGGATCTGTTTGCGAGAAGCTCGGACGATGACACGGGCGGACGCGGATCGGTTGCTTGCTCTGGGGCGGCAAGCCAAGCTCACCGGAGAGGACGCGGACGGTTGGGCCAAGCGGCTCGACCCGGAGCGGAGCGCCCTGCGCGAGGCTGTCGAGTGGCTCGCTGCGAACGGCGAGGTCGATGCGGGTGTGGAGCTCGCGGCGGCGGTATGGCGTCTCTGGCACCGCAGCGGCGCGATTGCGGAGGGACGGGCGCTTCTCGCGGCCGCGCTCGACCGGCCGGGTGCACCAACGGCGGCGCGATCGCGGGCGCTCTACGCGGACGGCCTCCTGGCTTTCCGCGCCGGGGACCAGGCACGCTCGCAGGCGCGGAACGAGGAGGCGCTGCGGGTCGCGCGCGAGATCGGAGACCCCGAATCGGAGGCCCTGGCCCTGGTGGGCCTCAGCCGGGTGGCACTCCGAGCCGGCGAATACGACTCTGTATGCCGGTTGGCCGAGGAGGCACTGCGAGTCACGCGGGATCTCGAACGGGACGCCCAGGTGATGCCGCTCCACCTGCTCGCGGCCGGGACGCGGCTGTCCGGTGACTACCCCCGGGCAACGACTCTCTACAAGGACAGCCTCACGCTCAACCGCGGGCTTCGGGATCTCGGGATGGTCCGCACGGAGCTGCACAATCTCGGCCACGTAAGTCTTCACCTGGGCGATGTCGCGGCGGCGGTGCAATATTTTGGCGAGTGCAGCGAGCTCCGACGCGGGAGCGAGAACCCGTATGACCGGGCGATGGAGCTTTTGAATGGCGCCGCTCTCGCGTACCACCGCGGGGAAACGGAGAGAACGGCTGACCGGGTGGCGGAGGTGGAATCGACCCTGAACCGTGCCGGTATTGTGCTCGACCCCGATGATCGGTTCGAGGTCGACTGGCTCCGCGAGCAACTCGCCGCCAAGTAACGCCGGCGAGATGTTCCGCCTCTCTCCGGCAAAACAGCGCTGGCCTTACTTCGCGATCAGAGGACGCTCGAGCGCGGCCCGATCCCATCCGGCGAGGGTCGCGGCCTGGCTGTAGGTGGTCTCGACAAAGAGTCGAATCGCGCCGTCCGGATCCGCGGCCCTCCGGACCGCCTCGTACGGGAGAATGAACTCGCCGAGGTCGCCGCGATAAGACGCCGCGACCGGTTCCACCGGCGCCTCACGAAACCCCCGGGGCTCCGGCACGGCGTACGCGTAGAACACGGGCTCCGGAAGAGGTTCGCCGCCCGGCCAGAAGCCATGGCTGATGACTTCGTGGGAGTAGGCGTCGCGCATGAAGGCGGGGCCGTCACGGGGTGGAGCCGTTCGGCCCGAGAAACGCGTGACCGCCAAATCGAAGCTGCCCCAGAAGAAATGCACGGGGCTGCACTTTCCGATGAACTGGCACCGGACCTCGTTCAACACGCGCTCGCTCTGGGCGAGAATGCGCCAGACGCGGTTCGCGTACTTCCGATCGTACGAGTGGTGGACCCTATCCTCGTCGAAGCGAATCGGTGAAGGGATCTCGACCGGCATCGGCCAGATCTTCACCGCGAAGCCCATGTCTCCCAGCAAGTCCATGACATCGCGGTAGAATTCCGCGACCGATCGTGGCTTGAGCGGCAGCGTTCGCACCGGCCCGTCCGACGCCCGGACCACGAGCTGGTGGTCGATGAAGTCGAACTCGATCGTGAACGACCTTCGCCCGTGCGGGAGGGTGCGCGTGGAAAGCCCGCGGGGTGTAATTTGCATGGCGATCGCCCACGAATGGTTGAGGGGCGGCGCCTGCGCGAGCGCCACCTTCCCCACGACCTGCGTCCACATGTGGAGCGTCGCGTAGGTGTCCTTCCAGTCCTCATACGCCAACGCCGGCCACCGCTCCCCTTCCATGAGGACCATGATACACTGACGCGATGATCGAAGCCTGTCCCCACATAACCGCGATTACCGACGTCAAGCGGCCGACGCGCAGGGTGTGCGAGGAGTGCGTCAAGATCGGGGCGCAGTGGCTGCACCTACGCACATGCCAGCAGTGCAGCTCCACGCTCTGCTGCGACTCCTCACCGAACCGTCACGCGAGCAAGCACGCGCGCTCGACCGGCCATCCGGTCGTCGCGTCAGCGGAGCCCGGCGAGCAATGGCTCTACTGCTTCTTGGACGACGCCTTCGTGGAGTATTGACGCTCGGGAAGGCCCGATCATGCGGCGGTCGTGAAGTGACATCCCGCCTCGACCAGCCGCTCGCGCAGGTAGTTGCGCGCTTGCTCGAGCATGTGCTGCAATTCCGACTCCGGCCGACCGACGGCCTCGGCGAGCTCGGCGCCTTCGAGCCCTTCAATGTGATGTAGCATCAAAGTCCGCCGCCATTCTCTGGGCATGTGCGTCAGAGACGCCTTCACGGACGAGCGCAGCTCCCTGGTCTCCATTTCCTGCTCGGGCGTCGGCACGGTGAGGTCCGGAATGACCTCTTCCAGCTTCAGGTCTTCCTCCGGCTCGTAGAAATAGAGAATCTCCTCGCCCAGCGTGGATACCTCCTCTTGAGGCGGTGTTTCCGCCAGGTCCTCCTCGATTTGCACCGAGCGTTCCCGCTCCTCTTTCAGCCTTCTCACCTCGGTTTCGAGCTGCTCCCTGGCCAGCCGTATCAGCCAGCCTCTAACCCTGCGCCCGGACGGTTCGGTAACGAACTCGCGATACGCTCGGAGCACCACGGCATCCACCACATCCTCCGCGGTCACCTCGCCCGTTACCAAGTCCCCCACGGCCTCAAAACAGCCGATCTCCTGACGGACAAAGTGATACAGCTGCTTCAGGTGCTTGCTCATCAGGGAGAAGAATGTCTCTCGGCTACGCTCTTCGGACGACGTATTCATCTGCTTCCCCCCTGTAGTTCCATCCTCCCGGGCGCAACACGAGCTTGCCGGGCGTTTTGTGTCGTTTCGTCTACGCGGCCGTCGCGGTCAGGACGCGGCACCCTTGATGGGCCACACCTCCTGTGGCTGATAGACGCGGTGATCGCCGCTGTCGAGCGCGAACTCGAGCGCAGTTGGTGTGCGTGTCGTAGGTGATTCCGAGCAGGCGGGCGCTGTCGCGGGCATTTCTTTTCCCTCCCTGGGAGTCTGGCATTCCTTGCGTGGTGGCGGTCCGTCGCCGGTTGCAAGCATCAAGCAGGCCACGGGCCCCGCGGGCGTACCTTGCTGCCGTTCCGCACCTTGATGACGATGGACCGGACCCGGTCCTCCCGCCTTTGCAAAACCGGGTAGGACTTACAATCGCCCGAGGATCGGCCCGTGGGCGCGGAGGAGCGGATTTGCGCCCGCAGCGGCGAGACTAACGTTCCTCGCAGGCCTCCATGAATTTCGCGGCGAGCTTGGGGCCTGTCCCCGCTTCCTCGTGCTTGAAGAACACGAAGACTTCGCCCCAGGTCTGGCCGCGGACCCGGTCCGCCCAGGACCGCAGATCGTCCGTCGTATATTCGACACGCCGCAGCCGCATGTAGCCCCAGTCGGCGGTGGAGACAAAAGGAGGGTCGCCCTCCTCGCCCGTGTCCGCGACGCACCACGCGGCTCCTCGCTCCCGTAAGGCCGCGTACACTTCGTCGTCGAACCACGAAACATGGCGAAACTCGAACGCGGCGCGCGCGGGCGTCTCGAGCAGCGCGAGGAAATCGCGCAGCCTCGGAACGTCCTTTTTCATGTTCGGCGGAAGCTGCACCAGGAAAGGTCCGAGCTTCGGCCCGAGCGCGGCCGCGGTGCGCAGCAGGTACGCCACGGAATCGCCGACTTCTTTGAGGCGCTTGTCGTGCGTGATCCGCTTGGACGCCTTGAGCACGAACGCGAAATCGCTCGGCACCTCGGCCGACCAGCTCTCGAGCGTCGCGGGGTTCGGCATCCGGTAGAAGGTGTTGTTCACCTCGACCGTGGGAAAGCGCTCTGCGTAGTAGTGCAGCATATCCTTCGCGGCGAGCTTCTCGGGATAGAAGTGTCCCTTCCATTCCTTGTACGACCACCCGCTGGTGCCGACCCGGATTCGCATTCGCGCTCCTCGTCTCGTTTTCTAGGCCAACGGTTCCGCCCACCCCGCCACTGTCTGCGCCAGCTCCTCGAGCACATCGGTCACGCTCCGACCTGAGCGCTTGGGCACCT includes:
- a CDS encoding UBP-type zinc finger domain-containing protein, whose protein sequence is MIEACPHITAITDVKRPTRRVCEECVKIGAQWLHLRTCQQCSSTLCCDSSPNRHASKHARSTGHPVVASAEPGEQWLYCFLDDAFVEY
- a CDS encoding sigma-70 family RNA polymerase sigma factor, with the translated sequence MNTSSEERSRETFFSLMSKHLKQLYHFVRQEIGCFEAVGDLVTGEVTAEDVVDAVVLRAYREFVTEPSGRRVRGWLIRLAREQLETEVRRLKEERERSVQIEEDLAETPPQEEVSTLGEEILYFYEPEEDLKLEEVIPDLTVPTPEQEMETRELRSSVKASLTHMPREWRRTLMLHHIEGLEGAELAEAVGRPESELQHMLEQARNYLRERLVEAGCHFTTAA
- a CDS encoding DUF72 domain-containing protein, whose protein sequence is MRIRVGTSGWSYKEWKGHFYPEKLAAKDMLHYYAERFPTVEVNNTFYRMPNPATLESWSAEVPSDFAFVLKASKRITHDKRLKEVGDSVAYLLRTAAALGPKLGPFLVQLPPNMKKDVPRLRDFLALLETPARAAFEFRHVSWFDDEVYAALRERGAAWCVADTGEEGDPPFVSTADWGYMRLRRVEYTTDDLRSWADRVRGQTWGEVFVFFKHEEAGTGPKLAAKFMEACEER